A portion of the Macaca thibetana thibetana isolate TM-01 chromosome 9, ASM2454274v1, whole genome shotgun sequence genome contains these proteins:
- the CWF19L1 gene encoding CWF19-like protein 1 isoform X5, whose product MLCTTSQFKGVDILLTSPWPKYVGNFGNSSGEVDTKKCGSALVSSLAMGLKPRYHFAALEKTYYERLPYRNHVVLQENAQHATRFIALANVGNPEKKKYLYAFSIVPMKLMDAAELVKQPPDVTENPYRKSGQEASIGKQIPAPVEESACQFFFDLNEKQGRKRSSTGRDSKSPHPKQPRKPPQPPGPCWFCLASPEVEKHLVVNIGTHCYLALAKGGLSDDHVLILPIGHYQSVVELSAEVVEEVEKYKATLRRFFKSRGKRCVVFERNYKSHHLQLQVIPVPVSCCATDDIKDAFITQAQEQQIELLEIPEHSDIKQIAQPGAAYFYVELDTGEKLFHRIKKNFPLQFGREVLASEAILNIPGKSDWRQCQISKEDEETLARRFQKDFEPYDFTLDD is encoded by the exons ATGCTGTGTACAACCTCCCAGTTTAAGGGTGTTGATATCTTGCTCACATCCCCGTGGCCCAAGTATGTGGGGAACTTTGGGAATTCTTCT GGAGAAGTGGATACCAAAAAATGTGGTTCTGCTTTGGTTTCCAGTCTTGCCATGGGCTTGAAACCAAGATATCATTTTGCTGCTTTGGAAAAGACCTATTATGAGAGGCTTCCATATCG AAACCATGTCGTTCTACAGGAAAATGCACAGCATGCCACCCGGTTTATAGCTCTGGCAAATGTTGgaaatccagaaaagaaaaag TATCTTTATGCATTCAGTATTGTTCCCATGAAGCTAATGGATGCAGCAGAACTGGTAAAACAGCCTCCGGATGTCACTGAAAACCCTTACAGAAAATCTGGGCAGGAAGCATCCATAGGAAAGCAAATTCCTGCCCCTGTG GAAGAATCAGCCTGTcagtttttctttgatttaaatgAAAAGCAGGGAAGGAAGCGTTCATCCACAGGTAGAGATAGCAAATCTCCTCACCCAAAGCAACCTCGCAAACCTC CTCAGCCTCCAGGACCCTGCTGGTTTTGCCTTGCTAGCCCTGAAGTGGAAAAGCATTTGGTGGTCAACATCGGCACACAT TGCTACCTCGCCCTGGCCAAAGGAGGCTTATCTGATGACCATGTCCTCATCCTGCCCATTGGACACTACCAGTCAGTGGTGGAGCTTTCAGCAGAGGTGGTAGAAGAGGTGGAGAAGTATAAGGCCACACTGAGACGGTTCTTTAAGAGTCGAGGGAAACGGTGTGTTGTATTTGAGAGAAATTATAAGAGCCATCACCTCCAGCTACAG gtcATTCCTGTCCCAGTCAGCTGCTGTGCTACTGATGACATTAAAGATGCCTTCATTACCCAGGCCCAGGAGCAGCAGATAGAGCTGTTGGAAATCCCAGAGCACTCTGACATCAAGCAG ATTGCACAGCCAGGAGCAGCATATTTTTATGTTGAACTTGACACAGGAGAAAAGCTTTTccacagaattaaaaagaattttcctTTGCAGTTTGGAag GGAGGTCCTGGCCAGTGAAGCCATCCTTAATATTCCTGGTAAATCTGACTGGAGGCAGTGTCAGATCAGTAAGGAAGACGAGGAGACCCTGGCTCGCCGCTTCCAGAAAGACTTTGAGCCCTATGACTTTACTCTGGATGACTAA
- the CWF19L1 gene encoding CWF19-like protein 1 isoform X4, giving the protein MAQKPLRLLACGDVEGKFDILFNRVRAIQKKSGNFDLLLCVGNFFGSTPDAEWEEYKTGIKKAPIQTYVLGANNQETVKYFQDADGCELAENITYLGRKGIFTGSSGLQIVYLSGTESLNEPVPGYNFSPKDVSSLRTMLCTTSQFKGVDILLTSPWPKYVGNFGNSSGEVDTKKCGSALVSSLAMGLKPRYHFAALEKTYYERLPYRNHVVLQENAQHATRFIALANVGNPEKKKYLYAFSIVPMKLMDAAELVKQPPDVTENPYRKSGQEASIGKQIPAPVEESACQFFFDLNEKQGRKRSSTGRDSKSPHPKQPRKPPQPPGPCWFCLASPEVEKHLVVNIGTHCYLALAKGGLSDDHVLILPIGHYQSVVELSAEVVEEVEKYKATLRRFFKSRGKRCVVFERNYKSHHLQLQIAQPGAAYFYVELDTGEKLFHRIKKNFPLQFGREVLASEAILNIPGKSDWRQCQISKEDEETLARRFQKDFEPYDFTLDD; this is encoded by the exons CTGCTGTTGTGTGTAGGAAATTTCTTTGGCTCCACCCCAGATGCTGAATGGGAGGAGTATAAGACTGGCATCAAGAAAg CTCCTATTCAGACATATGTGCTTGGTGCTAATAACCAGGAAACAGTAAAATATTTCCAGGATGCTGATGGATGTGAATTAGCTGAAAACATTACTTATCTGG GTCGTAAAGGTATCTTCACTGGAAGCTCGGGGCTGCAGATTGTGTACCTCAGTGGCACAGAGTCCTTAAATGAGCCAGTACCAGGTTATAATTTTAGTCCCAAGGATGTGTCTTCTCTGAGAACGATGCTGTGTACAACCTCCCAGTTTAAGGGTGTTGATATCTTGCTCACATCCCCGTGGCCCAAGTATGTGGGGAACTTTGGGAATTCTTCT GGAGAAGTGGATACCAAAAAATGTGGTTCTGCTTTGGTTTCCAGTCTTGCCATGGGCTTGAAACCAAGATATCATTTTGCTGCTTTGGAAAAGACCTATTATGAGAGGCTTCCATATCG AAACCATGTCGTTCTACAGGAAAATGCACAGCATGCCACCCGGTTTATAGCTCTGGCAAATGTTGgaaatccagaaaagaaaaag TATCTTTATGCATTCAGTATTGTTCCCATGAAGCTAATGGATGCAGCAGAACTGGTAAAACAGCCTCCGGATGTCACTGAAAACCCTTACAGAAAATCTGGGCAGGAAGCATCCATAGGAAAGCAAATTCCTGCCCCTGTG GAAGAATCAGCCTGTcagtttttctttgatttaaatgAAAAGCAGGGAAGGAAGCGTTCATCCACAGGTAGAGATAGCAAATCTCCTCACCCAAAGCAACCTCGCAAACCTC CTCAGCCTCCAGGACCCTGCTGGTTTTGCCTTGCTAGCCCTGAAGTGGAAAAGCATTTGGTGGTCAACATCGGCACACAT TGCTACCTCGCCCTGGCCAAAGGAGGCTTATCTGATGACCATGTCCTCATCCTGCCCATTGGACACTACCAGTCAGTGGTGGAGCTTTCAGCAGAGGTGGTAGAAGAGGTGGAGAAGTATAAGGCCACACTGAGACGGTTCTTTAAGAGTCGAGGGAAACGGTGTGTTGTATTTGAGAGAAATTATAAGAGCCATCACCTCCAGCTACAG ATTGCACAGCCAGGAGCAGCATATTTTTATGTTGAACTTGACACAGGAGAAAAGCTTTTccacagaattaaaaagaattttcctTTGCAGTTTGGAag GGAGGTCCTGGCCAGTGAAGCCATCCTTAATATTCCTGGTAAATCTGACTGGAGGCAGTGTCAGATCAGTAAGGAAGACGAGGAGACCCTGGCTCGCCGCTTCCAGAAAGACTTTGAGCCCTATGACTTTACTCTGGATGACTAA
- the CWF19L1 gene encoding CWF19-like protein 1 isoform X2, which yields MAQKPLRLLACGDVEGKFDILFNRVRAIQKKSGNFDLLLCVGNFFGSTPDAEWEEYKTGIKKAPIQTYVLGANNQETVKYFQDADGCELAENITYLGRKGIFTGSSGLQIVYLSGTESLNEPVPGYNFSPKDVSSLRTMLCTTSQFKGVDILLTSPWPKYVGNFGNSSGEVDTKKCGSALVSSLAMGLKPRYHFAALEKTYYERLPYRNHVVLQENAQHATRFIALANVGNPEKKKYLYAFSIVPMKLMDAAELVKQPPDVTENPYRKSGQEASIGKQIPAPVEESACQFFFDLNEKQGRKRSSTGRDSKSPHPKQPRKPPQPPGPCWFCLASPEVEKHLVVNIGTHCYLALAKGGLSDDHVLILPIGHYQSVVELSAEVVEEVEKYKATLRRFFKSRGKRCVVFERNYKSHHLQLQVIPVPVSCCATDDIKDAFITQAQEQQIELLEIPEHSDIKQIAQPGAAYFYVELDTGEKLFHRIKKNFPLQFGREVLASEAILNIPGKSDWRQCQISKEDEETLARRFQKDFEPYDFTLDD from the exons CTGCTGTTGTGTGTAGGAAATTTCTTTGGCTCCACCCCAGATGCTGAATGGGAGGAGTATAAGACTGGCATCAAGAAAg CTCCTATTCAGACATATGTGCTTGGTGCTAATAACCAGGAAACAGTAAAATATTTCCAGGATGCTGATGGATGTGAATTAGCTGAAAACATTACTTATCTGG GTCGTAAAGGTATCTTCACTGGAAGCTCGGGGCTGCAGATTGTGTACCTCAGTGGCACAGAGTCCTTAAATGAGCCAGTACCAGGTTATAATTTTAGTCCCAAGGATGTGTCTTCTCTGAGAACGATGCTGTGTACAACCTCCCAGTTTAAGGGTGTTGATATCTTGCTCACATCCCCGTGGCCCAAGTATGTGGGGAACTTTGGGAATTCTTCT GGAGAAGTGGATACCAAAAAATGTGGTTCTGCTTTGGTTTCCAGTCTTGCCATGGGCTTGAAACCAAGATATCATTTTGCTGCTTTGGAAAAGACCTATTATGAGAGGCTTCCATATCG AAACCATGTCGTTCTACAGGAAAATGCACAGCATGCCACCCGGTTTATAGCTCTGGCAAATGTTGgaaatccagaaaagaaaaag TATCTTTATGCATTCAGTATTGTTCCCATGAAGCTAATGGATGCAGCAGAACTGGTAAAACAGCCTCCGGATGTCACTGAAAACCCTTACAGAAAATCTGGGCAGGAAGCATCCATAGGAAAGCAAATTCCTGCCCCTGTG GAAGAATCAGCCTGTcagtttttctttgatttaaatgAAAAGCAGGGAAGGAAGCGTTCATCCACAGGTAGAGATAGCAAATCTCCTCACCCAAAGCAACCTCGCAAACCTC CTCAGCCTCCAGGACCCTGCTGGTTTTGCCTTGCTAGCCCTGAAGTGGAAAAGCATTTGGTGGTCAACATCGGCACACAT TGCTACCTCGCCCTGGCCAAAGGAGGCTTATCTGATGACCATGTCCTCATCCTGCCCATTGGACACTACCAGTCAGTGGTGGAGCTTTCAGCAGAGGTGGTAGAAGAGGTGGAGAAGTATAAGGCCACACTGAGACGGTTCTTTAAGAGTCGAGGGAAACGGTGTGTTGTATTTGAGAGAAATTATAAGAGCCATCACCTCCAGCTACAG gtcATTCCTGTCCCAGTCAGCTGCTGTGCTACTGATGACATTAAAGATGCCTTCATTACCCAGGCCCAGGAGCAGCAGATAGAGCTGTTGGAAATCCCAGAGCACTCTGACATCAAGCAG ATTGCACAGCCAGGAGCAGCATATTTTTATGTTGAACTTGACACAGGAGAAAAGCTTTTccacagaattaaaaagaattttcctTTGCAGTTTGGAag GGAGGTCCTGGCCAGTGAAGCCATCCTTAATATTCCTGGTAAATCTGACTGGAGGCAGTGTCAGATCAGTAAGGAAGACGAGGAGACCCTGGCTCGCCGCTTCCAGAAAGACTTTGAGCCCTATGACTTTACTCTGGATGACTAA
- the CWF19L1 gene encoding CWF19-like protein 1 isoform X3 has translation MIIPYDNCCDGRNAGSYGNTRNCLACGDVEGKFDILFNRVRAIQKKSGNFDLLLCVGNFFGSTPDAEWEEYKTGIKKAPIQTYVLGANNQETVKYFQDADGCELAENITYLGRKGIFTGSSGLQIVYLSGTESLNEPVPGYNFSPKDVSSLRTMLCTTSQFKGVDILLTSPWPKYVGNFGNSSGEVDTKKCGSALVSSLAMGLKPRYHFAALEKTYYERLPYRNHVVLQENAQHATRFIALANVGNPEKKKYLYAFSIVPMKLMDAAELVKQPPDVTENPYRKSGQEASIGKQIPAPVEESACQFFFDLNEKQGRKRSSTGRDSKSPHPKQPRKPPQPPGPCWFCLASPEVEKHLVVNIGTHCYLALAKGGLSDDHVLILPIGHYQSVVELSAEVVEEVEKYKATLRRFFKSRGKRCVVFERNYKSHHLQLQIAQPGAAYFYVELDTGEKLFHRIKKNFPLQFGREVLASEAILNIPGKSDWRQCQISKEDEETLARRFQKDFEPYDFTLDD, from the exons CTGCTGTTGTGTGTAGGAAATTTCTTTGGCTCCACCCCAGATGCTGAATGGGAGGAGTATAAGACTGGCATCAAGAAAg CTCCTATTCAGACATATGTGCTTGGTGCTAATAACCAGGAAACAGTAAAATATTTCCAGGATGCTGATGGATGTGAATTAGCTGAAAACATTACTTATCTGG GTCGTAAAGGTATCTTCACTGGAAGCTCGGGGCTGCAGATTGTGTACCTCAGTGGCACAGAGTCCTTAAATGAGCCAGTACCAGGTTATAATTTTAGTCCCAAGGATGTGTCTTCTCTGAGAACGATGCTGTGTACAACCTCCCAGTTTAAGGGTGTTGATATCTTGCTCACATCCCCGTGGCCCAAGTATGTGGGGAACTTTGGGAATTCTTCT GGAGAAGTGGATACCAAAAAATGTGGTTCTGCTTTGGTTTCCAGTCTTGCCATGGGCTTGAAACCAAGATATCATTTTGCTGCTTTGGAAAAGACCTATTATGAGAGGCTTCCATATCG AAACCATGTCGTTCTACAGGAAAATGCACAGCATGCCACCCGGTTTATAGCTCTGGCAAATGTTGgaaatccagaaaagaaaaag TATCTTTATGCATTCAGTATTGTTCCCATGAAGCTAATGGATGCAGCAGAACTGGTAAAACAGCCTCCGGATGTCACTGAAAACCCTTACAGAAAATCTGGGCAGGAAGCATCCATAGGAAAGCAAATTCCTGCCCCTGTG GAAGAATCAGCCTGTcagtttttctttgatttaaatgAAAAGCAGGGAAGGAAGCGTTCATCCACAGGTAGAGATAGCAAATCTCCTCACCCAAAGCAACCTCGCAAACCTC CTCAGCCTCCAGGACCCTGCTGGTTTTGCCTTGCTAGCCCTGAAGTGGAAAAGCATTTGGTGGTCAACATCGGCACACAT TGCTACCTCGCCCTGGCCAAAGGAGGCTTATCTGATGACCATGTCCTCATCCTGCCCATTGGACACTACCAGTCAGTGGTGGAGCTTTCAGCAGAGGTGGTAGAAGAGGTGGAGAAGTATAAGGCCACACTGAGACGGTTCTTTAAGAGTCGAGGGAAACGGTGTGTTGTATTTGAGAGAAATTATAAGAGCCATCACCTCCAGCTACAG ATTGCACAGCCAGGAGCAGCATATTTTTATGTTGAACTTGACACAGGAGAAAAGCTTTTccacagaattaaaaagaattttcctTTGCAGTTTGGAag GGAGGTCCTGGCCAGTGAAGCCATCCTTAATATTCCTGGTAAATCTGACTGGAGGCAGTGTCAGATCAGTAAGGAAGACGAGGAGACCCTGGCTCGCCGCTTCCAGAAAGACTTTGAGCCCTATGACTTTACTCTGGATGACTAA
- the CWF19L1 gene encoding CWF19-like protein 1 isoform X1, producing the protein MIIPYDNCCDGRNAGSYGNTRNCLACGDVEGKFDILFNRVRAIQKKSGNFDLLLCVGNFFGSTPDAEWEEYKTGIKKAPIQTYVLGANNQETVKYFQDADGCELAENITYLGRKGIFTGSSGLQIVYLSGTESLNEPVPGYNFSPKDVSSLRTMLCTTSQFKGVDILLTSPWPKYVGNFGNSSGEVDTKKCGSALVSSLAMGLKPRYHFAALEKTYYERLPYRNHVVLQENAQHATRFIALANVGNPEKKKYLYAFSIVPMKLMDAAELVKQPPDVTENPYRKSGQEASIGKQIPAPVEESACQFFFDLNEKQGRKRSSTGRDSKSPHPKQPRKPPQPPGPCWFCLASPEVEKHLVVNIGTHCYLALAKGGLSDDHVLILPIGHYQSVVELSAEVVEEVEKYKATLRRFFKSRGKRCVVFERNYKSHHLQLQVIPVPVSCCATDDIKDAFITQAQEQQIELLEIPEHSDIKQIAQPGAAYFYVELDTGEKLFHRIKKNFPLQFGREVLASEAILNIPGKSDWRQCQISKEDEETLARRFQKDFEPYDFTLDD; encoded by the exons CTGCTGTTGTGTGTAGGAAATTTCTTTGGCTCCACCCCAGATGCTGAATGGGAGGAGTATAAGACTGGCATCAAGAAAg CTCCTATTCAGACATATGTGCTTGGTGCTAATAACCAGGAAACAGTAAAATATTTCCAGGATGCTGATGGATGTGAATTAGCTGAAAACATTACTTATCTGG GTCGTAAAGGTATCTTCACTGGAAGCTCGGGGCTGCAGATTGTGTACCTCAGTGGCACAGAGTCCTTAAATGAGCCAGTACCAGGTTATAATTTTAGTCCCAAGGATGTGTCTTCTCTGAGAACGATGCTGTGTACAACCTCCCAGTTTAAGGGTGTTGATATCTTGCTCACATCCCCGTGGCCCAAGTATGTGGGGAACTTTGGGAATTCTTCT GGAGAAGTGGATACCAAAAAATGTGGTTCTGCTTTGGTTTCCAGTCTTGCCATGGGCTTGAAACCAAGATATCATTTTGCTGCTTTGGAAAAGACCTATTATGAGAGGCTTCCATATCG AAACCATGTCGTTCTACAGGAAAATGCACAGCATGCCACCCGGTTTATAGCTCTGGCAAATGTTGgaaatccagaaaagaaaaag TATCTTTATGCATTCAGTATTGTTCCCATGAAGCTAATGGATGCAGCAGAACTGGTAAAACAGCCTCCGGATGTCACTGAAAACCCTTACAGAAAATCTGGGCAGGAAGCATCCATAGGAAAGCAAATTCCTGCCCCTGTG GAAGAATCAGCCTGTcagtttttctttgatttaaatgAAAAGCAGGGAAGGAAGCGTTCATCCACAGGTAGAGATAGCAAATCTCCTCACCCAAAGCAACCTCGCAAACCTC CTCAGCCTCCAGGACCCTGCTGGTTTTGCCTTGCTAGCCCTGAAGTGGAAAAGCATTTGGTGGTCAACATCGGCACACAT TGCTACCTCGCCCTGGCCAAAGGAGGCTTATCTGATGACCATGTCCTCATCCTGCCCATTGGACACTACCAGTCAGTGGTGGAGCTTTCAGCAGAGGTGGTAGAAGAGGTGGAGAAGTATAAGGCCACACTGAGACGGTTCTTTAAGAGTCGAGGGAAACGGTGTGTTGTATTTGAGAGAAATTATAAGAGCCATCACCTCCAGCTACAG gtcATTCCTGTCCCAGTCAGCTGCTGTGCTACTGATGACATTAAAGATGCCTTCATTACCCAGGCCCAGGAGCAGCAGATAGAGCTGTTGGAAATCCCAGAGCACTCTGACATCAAGCAG ATTGCACAGCCAGGAGCAGCATATTTTTATGTTGAACTTGACACAGGAGAAAAGCTTTTccacagaattaaaaagaattttcctTTGCAGTTTGGAag GGAGGTCCTGGCCAGTGAAGCCATCCTTAATATTCCTGGTAAATCTGACTGGAGGCAGTGTCAGATCAGTAAGGAAGACGAGGAGACCCTGGCTCGCCGCTTCCAGAAAGACTTTGAGCCCTATGACTTTACTCTGGATGACTAA
- the CWF19L1 gene encoding CWF19-like protein 1 isoform X6, with amino-acid sequence MSQYQGEVDTKKCGSALVSSLAMGLKPRYHFAALEKTYYERLPYRNHVVLQENAQHATRFIALANVGNPEKKKYLYAFSIVPMKLMDAAELVKQPPDVTENPYRKSGQEASIGKQIPAPVEESACQFFFDLNEKQGRKRSSTGRDSKSPHPKQPRKPPQPPGPCWFCLASPEVEKHLVVNIGTHCYLALAKGGLSDDHVLILPIGHYQSVVELSAEVVEEVEKYKATLRRFFKSRGKRCVVFERNYKSHHLQLQVIPVPVSCCATDDIKDAFITQAQEQQIELLEIPEHSDIKQIAQPGAAYFYVELDTGEKLFHRIKKNFPLQFGREVLASEAILNIPGKSDWRQCQISKEDEETLARRFQKDFEPYDFTLDD; translated from the exons ATGAGCCAGTACCAG GGAGAAGTGGATACCAAAAAATGTGGTTCTGCTTTGGTTTCCAGTCTTGCCATGGGCTTGAAACCAAGATATCATTTTGCTGCTTTGGAAAAGACCTATTATGAGAGGCTTCCATATCG AAACCATGTCGTTCTACAGGAAAATGCACAGCATGCCACCCGGTTTATAGCTCTGGCAAATGTTGgaaatccagaaaagaaaaag TATCTTTATGCATTCAGTATTGTTCCCATGAAGCTAATGGATGCAGCAGAACTGGTAAAACAGCCTCCGGATGTCACTGAAAACCCTTACAGAAAATCTGGGCAGGAAGCATCCATAGGAAAGCAAATTCCTGCCCCTGTG GAAGAATCAGCCTGTcagtttttctttgatttaaatgAAAAGCAGGGAAGGAAGCGTTCATCCACAGGTAGAGATAGCAAATCTCCTCACCCAAAGCAACCTCGCAAACCTC CTCAGCCTCCAGGACCCTGCTGGTTTTGCCTTGCTAGCCCTGAAGTGGAAAAGCATTTGGTGGTCAACATCGGCACACAT TGCTACCTCGCCCTGGCCAAAGGAGGCTTATCTGATGACCATGTCCTCATCCTGCCCATTGGACACTACCAGTCAGTGGTGGAGCTTTCAGCAGAGGTGGTAGAAGAGGTGGAGAAGTATAAGGCCACACTGAGACGGTTCTTTAAGAGTCGAGGGAAACGGTGTGTTGTATTTGAGAGAAATTATAAGAGCCATCACCTCCAGCTACAG gtcATTCCTGTCCCAGTCAGCTGCTGTGCTACTGATGACATTAAAGATGCCTTCATTACCCAGGCCCAGGAGCAGCAGATAGAGCTGTTGGAAATCCCAGAGCACTCTGACATCAAGCAG ATTGCACAGCCAGGAGCAGCATATTTTTATGTTGAACTTGACACAGGAGAAAAGCTTTTccacagaattaaaaagaattttcctTTGCAGTTTGGAag GGAGGTCCTGGCCAGTGAAGCCATCCTTAATATTCCTGGTAAATCTGACTGGAGGCAGTGTCAGATCAGTAAGGAAGACGAGGAGACCCTGGCTCGCCGCTTCCAGAAAGACTTTGAGCCCTATGACTTTACTCTGGATGACTAA
- the CWF19L1 gene encoding CWF19-like protein 1 isoform X7 produces MGLKPRYHFAALEKTYYERLPYRNHVVLQENAQHATRFIALANVGNPEKKKYLYAFSIVPMKLMDAAELVKQPPDVTENPYRKSGQEASIGKQIPAPVEESACQFFFDLNEKQGRKRSSTGRDSKSPHPKQPRKPPQPPGPCWFCLASPEVEKHLVVNIGTHCYLALAKGGLSDDHVLILPIGHYQSVVELSAEVVEEVEKYKATLRRFFKSRGKRCVVFERNYKSHHLQLQVIPVPVSCCATDDIKDAFITQAQEQQIELLEIPEHSDIKQIAQPGAAYFYVELDTGEKLFHRIKKNFPLQFGREVLASEAILNIPGKSDWRQCQISKEDEETLARRFQKDFEPYDFTLDD; encoded by the exons ATGGGCTTGAAACCAAGATATCATTTTGCTGCTTTGGAAAAGACCTATTATGAGAGGCTTCCATATCG AAACCATGTCGTTCTACAGGAAAATGCACAGCATGCCACCCGGTTTATAGCTCTGGCAAATGTTGgaaatccagaaaagaaaaag TATCTTTATGCATTCAGTATTGTTCCCATGAAGCTAATGGATGCAGCAGAACTGGTAAAACAGCCTCCGGATGTCACTGAAAACCCTTACAGAAAATCTGGGCAGGAAGCATCCATAGGAAAGCAAATTCCTGCCCCTGTG GAAGAATCAGCCTGTcagtttttctttgatttaaatgAAAAGCAGGGAAGGAAGCGTTCATCCACAGGTAGAGATAGCAAATCTCCTCACCCAAAGCAACCTCGCAAACCTC CTCAGCCTCCAGGACCCTGCTGGTTTTGCCTTGCTAGCCCTGAAGTGGAAAAGCATTTGGTGGTCAACATCGGCACACAT TGCTACCTCGCCCTGGCCAAAGGAGGCTTATCTGATGACCATGTCCTCATCCTGCCCATTGGACACTACCAGTCAGTGGTGGAGCTTTCAGCAGAGGTGGTAGAAGAGGTGGAGAAGTATAAGGCCACACTGAGACGGTTCTTTAAGAGTCGAGGGAAACGGTGTGTTGTATTTGAGAGAAATTATAAGAGCCATCACCTCCAGCTACAG gtcATTCCTGTCCCAGTCAGCTGCTGTGCTACTGATGACATTAAAGATGCCTTCATTACCCAGGCCCAGGAGCAGCAGATAGAGCTGTTGGAAATCCCAGAGCACTCTGACATCAAGCAG ATTGCACAGCCAGGAGCAGCATATTTTTATGTTGAACTTGACACAGGAGAAAAGCTTTTccacagaattaaaaagaattttcctTTGCAGTTTGGAag GGAGGTCCTGGCCAGTGAAGCCATCCTTAATATTCCTGGTAAATCTGACTGGAGGCAGTGTCAGATCAGTAAGGAAGACGAGGAGACCCTGGCTCGCCGCTTCCAGAAAGACTTTGAGCCCTATGACTTTACTCTGGATGACTAA